ATGCTTATCTACAAGGATATAGTCATCATGAATCCGCTTTGGATTCTTCATCATTAGTAATCACATCATCATTTTAATATTAGCGTCTACGAGGACCTGTGATACCTGTGCTGCCTGCCATTTGTGCGTTCAGCAGTTCTTGGAAACTTTGTCCGTTACCACTCGCATCCGATTTGGTTGCTGTCACAGTTGCCTGTGGTCTGAATTGTTGGTGGTTGTATGGTGTCATGTGATATACGCTCAAGTTGATGTTCATATTCATTCACGCTTCCTCTCGTCATGTAAAGTGGTGTTGCCTGATGTATGTTTGGCTTCCTAGGAATTCCTATGTGTAGTTCCTACAAATGTAATTAAGTTAATATAGTTATACCCCCAAATCTTCCTATTGAAAATACCTAAAATACATATTCTGGTGTTTTTTCTATAAATGAATCGATAGACCTGTTTTGTCGAATTTGCTTTGACTTTTTCGCATAGTTTTTGTCGACAAAAACTAGGTTTATGTACCCTAACTTTGTCGACAAATACGAAAAAAGGGCATATGCCGTAAGACTGATTCATATTTACATGGTTTTAAATTAAAAGTATCATTAGTGCAACCTTCTTTGTCGCATGCGCGTCAGTAGGAATAAGAAGGCTCACACTTATGAATAGGAAAGGGGATCAATATGAAGCAAAAATGGACAGCCATCGCTGCTGCTTCCGTACTTACGTTCGCATTAAGTACGCAGGCAATAGCAGCAACCAGCAGTTTCACCGACTTGAATAATGTAGAGGGTAAAGACAAGATTGAGTCTTTACAGGAGCGTGGCTATATTAGCGGCGTAACAGCAACTCAGTTCAAGCCGAACCAGACCATCACCTCTTCACAAGGTGTGCAAATGCTTGTGAATAGCTTCAATCTCAGCCTTGACGATTACAAATTCATCAAAGCACCCAAAGCAAGCGATTCCTATACAAAGGTGAAAGATGGGGTATGGTACTCTGATGCCTTTATCGTTGCATCCGTTAACGGATTGGAAGTACCACGCGCTATCGATCCATCTGGCAAGCTCACACGTGAGCAGTTTACCAACTTTACCGTTGCTGCTATGCAAAAGGCTGGCAATCTACCACAGATCAACGTGAAGCCTGTAACGATCAAAGATGAGAGTAAGATCACCGCTGACTATCAGGGAGCGATTCAGCGTTCACTGGCATGGGATGTGACGGAGCTGGATGACAGCGGTAATTTTGATCCTAAGCAGCCGATTACGCGTGCAGAAGCAGCGGTCATGATCTACAATGCGCTGCAATATTTGCAGGAGCATCCCGAATTGAGTAATCAAGCAACAGATAATACGGGTATGACTCCTTCGGACGATGCGGTTGAAGGCGAAAGCTGAGTCCTGATTCTCATGAATTATGTTGGAATGTAAATAAAAAGAAAAAGACCTTGCGACGACACTAGGAATCCAAACGATTCGATGTGTCAGCAAGGTCTTTTTTGTTCCATTCAGTTTGCACTCTACCCTCTATTGATTGGCGCGCGCTTCCCATTCTTCACGCAGCATTCCCATCCGAATAGAATCGTAATATACACCATTATAGAGGCGGCATTTACGTAAACGCGCTTCCATGGTCATTCCTAGCTTATAGCCAACCTGTACCATGCGATCATTTCCTGACCATGTAGTATACCCTACACGTACGAGCGGCAGAATCGTAAATAAATGACCGATCCACAATCGCAATGCCTTCGTGCCATAACCGCCATTCCAGTAGGCAGGATCGAAAATAACAATCCCCATCTCCAGCCACCATGACGGCTGATGCTCCCAATAATAGCTCACCATACCGATGACATTGCCATCAACCTCAATCACCCAACGAGCATCATTGTCGATCCAGCTCTCCTGCTGCTTTTCGATAAATTGCTCATATGTGAGCGGCACATGCTCATAATAAGGCGCATCCCACTTTTTCCATTCTGGCGCAGCTTCTTCATAAGCAAGCCGCCATAGCGTTTTGGAATCAGTTTGCACTGCCGGGCGAATCGTAATAGGACCATCCTGATACGATGTTACTTCTTTCATTCTATCATCTCCATCTGAATAGATTGCTTAACGGAGATACTGTTCAAACCAGCCAGTAATCTGTTCCAACCGCTGGATGCGCAGCTGCGGATGCCCTGAACGCGACAATTCATGATTCGCTTCGGGGAAGCGCACTAGACGTGTCGTTACGCCCAGACGCTTCAATGCCGTGAACCATTGTTCCGCCTGCTCGATAGGACAGCGCAGATCCTTTTCCCCATGCAAAATAAGAATAGGCGTCTTTACATTGCCTGCATAAGCAAGCGGGGAGTGTTTCCATAGCTGCTCCAGCTTGTCCCACGGATTCCCGCCAATCTGATCCTCCGTAAAATAAAATCCAATATCACTTACTCCATAAAAAGAAATCCAGTTGCTGATCGAGCGCTGCGTAACTGCCGCCTTGAAGCGGTCGGTCTGACCAACAATCCAGTTGGTCATGAATCCGCCATAGCTACCGCCCGTAACACCAAGCCGCTGCGGATCAATCCAATCGATATGCTCTAGCACGTAATCGGTAACGGTCATCAGATCACGATAGTCGCTGCCACCATAGTCGCCACGACAAGCATTCACAAACTTCTGCCCATAGCCGTGACTGCCGCGCGGATTGGTAAAGAGAACGGCATAGCCCTGCGAGCAAAGCAGCTGGAATTCCAGTACAAAAGTGAATCCATACATCATATGCGGTCCACCATGAATCTCCAATACCGTAGGCACTTTATGATCTGCATCATAATCTACACCAACTGGTGGCATCAACCACGCTTGTAGCGGATGCCCGTCCACGGATGTCACCTGAAGCTCCTGTGGCGTACTCAGCAACAAGCTATCCAGCAATTCGTCATTCGCATGCGTTAATGGCATCTCCGTACCCGTTGCTGGATCAGCGACAAACAATTCGCCCGGCTGAAGCGGAGATGACGAGACGATAGCAAATGTACCGTTATGAAGCGGTGCAAAATAATGAATATTGCGTGCTCCATCCAATAAGACCGTATGACCAGAGCCGTCCGCTTCGAGTTGCAGTAAACGAACTGCACCCTCTGCTGAACCATGCACATAAATGTGCTTGCTATCTTTGCTATATACTGGTCGTGCATTGGCACCGATGCCCGTGTCCCCAACCAGCACATTGGCGATCATTAGCTCGGAATCGTCACATAAGCAGCTAATGCTGCCATCATGCAGCGACAATCCATACAACCGCAGCAATGTCGCATTATGATACGACTCATCACTGGCGATAAAAGCAATCTGGGAGCCGTCTGGCGACCATTGCAACGAAGCCACGCCGTACTCATCATTCGTCCACCGCTGCAAGTCACTGCCATCCACTGCGATAGTATACACATCATTAGTTAGTGCAAAATCAGGATCTATCTCCTGCTCAGAAGGCATATGTGCCGCAAAAGCAATCTGCTGTCCATCCGGCGACCACACGGCAGCATGTACATCGTAAGCACCGGACGTGATCCATTGCCCTTTGCCCGTATCCAGAGAATGCACATATAGATGCTGTCGACGTCCATTCCACAATCCACCACTGTCCGATTTGTATGTAATTCGGTCGATCACTAGCGCTTCCAGCTTGTCACCGTCATTCTCTTGCTTGGACGATGATTCTGCTTGTTGCGCTGGCTCATGCTGATTGTTCTTCATTGGATCGTCGTTCTCATTGCTGGCTTGTTTTGCCGCAGATGTAAGTTCTGCATGCAACGTTGTATCTGCTTCCTGTTCCGCAGTCAGCAACAGCTGCTTGCTATCAGGCGACCATTGGAACGTACTTACGCCCTCTGGCAGTGCAGTAGCTACAGTCGCTTCTCCACCATCTGCCGGGATGATCCATACCTGTGACTGTTTGTCCTTCGGTCGTAGAAAAGCGATACGGCTGCCATCGGGCGACCATGCTGGCGCGCGATCACCAGAGCCTGACGTAAACGGACGATCGCCACTGCCATCGGTGTTGATGATTCGCAAGTGCATATCATATCCGGTACGTTTCTCATTCACTTGGCGGCTGACATATACAATACGCTGCCCTGTCGGATCGGCAACCGGCTCCTGAATCCATTGAAAACGGTATAAGTCCTCTGCCTGTACTTTTTGTTGTTTACTCATCATCATCCGCCTCCTAATGTGGTGAGGATTTGGTTCGTCCTTTCCATTTTCACCCATACTGCACATAGTAGCCCACCTGACGTCATTACGCAATGTGCAGCGTGATCATGCTGATAAACTCTATCTATCGTAAACACAAACAGCCCCGACTGTTAGACCGGAGCTGCTGTGCATTCATGGTAGCCAAATAGGCAGACATTTTGTTGG
The DNA window shown above is from Paenibacillus sp. JQZ6Y-1 and carries:
- a CDS encoding S-layer homology domain-containing protein; this encodes MKQKWTAIAAASVLTFALSTQAIAATSSFTDLNNVEGKDKIESLQERGYISGVTATQFKPNQTITSSQGVQMLVNSFNLSLDDYKFIKAPKASDSYTKVKDGVWYSDAFIVASVNGLEVPRAIDPSGKLTREQFTNFTVAAMQKAGNLPQINVKPVTIKDESKITADYQGAIQRSLAWDVTELDDSGNFDPKQPITRAEAAVMIYNALQYLQEHPELSNQATDNTGMTPSDDAVEGES
- a CDS encoding GNAT family N-acetyltransferase, with translation MKEVTSYQDGPITIRPAVQTDSKTLWRLAYEEAAPEWKKWDAPYYEHVPLTYEQFIEKQQESWIDNDARWVIEVDGNVIGMVSYYWEHQPSWWLEMGIVIFDPAYWNGGYGTKALRLWIGHLFTILPLVRVGYTTWSGNDRMVQVGYKLGMTMEARLRKCRLYNGVYYDSIRMGMLREEWEARANQ
- a CDS encoding S9 family peptidase, yielding MSKQQKVQAEDLYRFQWIQEPVADPTGQRIVYVSRQVNEKRTGYDMHLRIINTDGSGDRPFTSGSGDRAPAWSPDGSRIAFLRPKDKQSQVWIIPADGGEATVATALPEGVSTFQWSPDSKQLLLTAEQEADTTLHAELTSAAKQASNENDDPMKNNQHEPAQQAESSSKQENDGDKLEALVIDRITYKSDSGGLWNGRRQHLYVHSLDTGKGQWITSGAYDVHAAVWSPDGQQIAFAAHMPSEQEIDPDFALTNDVYTIAVDGSDLQRWTNDEYGVASLQWSPDGSQIAFIASDESYHNATLLRLYGLSLHDGSISCLCDDSELMIANVLVGDTGIGANARPVYSKDSKHIYVHGSAEGAVRLLQLEADGSGHTVLLDGARNIHYFAPLHNGTFAIVSSSPLQPGELFVADPATGTEMPLTHANDELLDSLLLSTPQELQVTSVDGHPLQAWLMPPVGVDYDADHKVPTVLEIHGGPHMMYGFTFVLEFQLLCSQGYAVLFTNPRGSHGYGQKFVNACRGDYGGSDYRDLMTVTDYVLEHIDWIDPQRLGVTGGSYGGFMTNWIVGQTDRFKAAVTQRSISNWISFYGVSDIGFYFTEDQIGGNPWDKLEQLWKHSPLAYAGNVKTPILILHGEKDLRCPIEQAEQWFTALKRLGVTTRLVRFPEANHELSRSGHPQLRIQRLEQITGWFEQYLR